One genomic window of Bactrocera dorsalis isolate Fly_Bdor chromosome 4, ASM2337382v1, whole genome shotgun sequence includes the following:
- the LOC105231967 gene encoding RNA polymerase II subunit A C-terminal domain phosphatase SSU72 codes for MSNNSNLSVAVVCSSNMNRSMEAHHFLAKKGFNVRSFGTGERVKLPGTAIDKPNVYEFGTPYDTIYQDLLTKDKQYYTQNGLLHMLDRNRRIKKCPERFQECKEQFDIIVTVEERVYDQVLEHMESCDPIDNRPVHVFNVDIEDNHEEALMGAFLITDMINMMAKSTDLDNDIDELLQEFESRRNKTVLHSVLFY; via the exons atgtcgaataattcgaatctATCTGTAGCTGTAGTCTGTTCCTCAAACATGAATCGTTCAATGGAGGCGCATCATTTCCTAGCGAAGAAGGGCTTCAACGTGCGTTCCTTTGGCACTGGTGAACGTGTAAAACTCCCAGGCACAGCCATTGATAAACCAAATGTTTACGAATTTGGCACACCTTACGACACAATCTATCAGGATCTGCTTACAAAAGATAAACAATA CTACACACAAAACGGGTTACTTCATATGCTTGACCGTAATCGAAGAATTAAAAAGTGTCCAGAACGCTTTCAGGAGTGCAAAGAACAATTCGATATTATTGTGACCGTGGAAGAGCGCGTATACGACCAGGTGCTGGAACACATGGAGTCTTGTGATCCTATCGACAATCGACCTGTACACGTATTCAATGTGGATATTGAGGACAATCATGAAGAGGCTTTAATGGGCGCCTTTCTTATCACGGACATGATAAATATG ATGGCGAAATCAACCGATCTGGATAACGATATTGACGAATTGCTGCAAGAATTCGAATCTCGGCGCAATAAAACTGTTCTGCATTCGGTACTTTTCTACTGA
- the LOC105231968 gene encoding serine/threonine-protein kinase PAK mbt encodes MFSKKKKKPLISMPSNFEHRVHTGFDKREGRYVGLPLQWASIVGNNQILKSTNRPLPLVDPSEITPTEILDLKTIVRPHHNNNKADTTSLNSSIAPNASGALGNHQTAHAHYFTEHNNTANAAGSATGGISHNTGGIVLPKTSHVARSNSLRSSSPPRVRRDLRGNANVPPAVPEESGSTTAPTPVPAQTIGYGGYKPPSNGPATNVSTAGTAGYGMYSQHNTQNGGGHGPLAVRTDFIASQQQQHPTQPQSSLGNPTAMTALHYRTAPPPHHLAGGGQPQQTSPVGSVASGTRSTHSHASSAHTHPHNNNNGGSGFAPYQPGAIQSAQHAAKHLGAGGDQNQNPHHTHPHLHAKSASRASSSSGGASGVGSAVGGASGLGVAPPPKQEQRLTHEQFRAALQMVVSAGDPRENLDNFMKIGEGSTGTVCIATDKSTGRQVAVKKMDLRKQQRRELLFNEVVIMRDYHHPNIVETYSSFLVNDELWVVMEYLEGGALTDIVTHSRMDEEQIATVCKQCLKALAYLHSQGVIHRDIKSDSILLAADGRVKLSDFGFCAQVSQELPKRKSLVGTPYWMSPEVISRLPYGPEVDIWSLGIMVIEMVDGEPPFFNEPPLQAMRRIRDMQPPNLKNAHKVSPRLQSFLDRMLVRDPAQRATAAELLAHPFLRQAGPPSLLVPLMRNTRQH; translated from the exons ATGTTctcaaagaagaagaagaaaccacTGATTTCTATGCCAAGCAATTTTGAGCATCGCGTGCATACGGGATTTGACAAACGTGAGGGACGTTATGTTGGTTTACCGTTACAATGGGCTTCCATTGTTGGCAACAATCAAATACTAAAGTCAACAAATAGGCCACTACCTTTAGTGGATCCCTCCGAAATAACACCGACGGAAATTCTTGATCTTAAGACAATTGTGCGACCGcatcacaataacaacaaagcggaTACGACCTCATTAAATAGCAGCATTGCACCGAATGCTAGTGGAGCGTTGGGAAATCACCAAACCGCGCATGCGCACTACTTCACCGAGCATAACAATACGGCAAATGCTGCAGGTTCGGCAACAGGTGGCATTAGCCACAACACAGGTGGTATTGTGCTACCGAAAACGTCACATGTAGCCCGCTCTAATTCTTTGCGCAGCTCCAGCCCGCCCCGTGTACGACGGGATTTGCGTGGCAACGCCAATGTACCGCCGGCAGTGCCTGAAGAAAGTGGATCAACTACTGCGCCCACGCCCGTGCCAGCCCAAACAATTGGTTACGGTGGCTACAAACCCCCAAGCAATGGTCCTGCGACAAATGTATCAACAGCTGGAACGGCAGGCTATGGTATGTACTCGCAACATAATACACAGAACGGGGGCGGTCATGGACCACTTGCAGTACGCACCGATTTTATAGcgagtcaacaacaacaacatcctaCACAGCCTCAATCATCGCTCGGCAACCCGACAGCGATGACTGCCTTACATTACCGCACCGCACCACCTCCTCACCATCTTGCGGGAGGTGGGCAGCCACAACAGACTTCTCCAGTAGGATCAGTAGCTAGTGGGACACGTTCGACGCACTCACATGCCTCATCGGCGCACACACAtccacataacaacaacaatggtggCAGTGGCTTTGCACCATATCAACCTGGCGCCATACAATCCGCACAACATGCTGCGAAACATTTAGGAGCCGGTGGAGACCAAAATCAAAATCCACACCATACACATCCGCACTTGCATGCAAAGTCAGCGTCGCGCGCATCTAGTTCAAGTGGTGGTGCGAGCGGCGTGGGTAGTGCAGTCGGCGGGGCCAGTGGCCTAGGCGTTGCGCCGCCCCCTAAACAGGAACAGAGGCTGACACATGAACAG TTCCGTGCCGCTTTGCAAATGGTTGTTTCGGCTGGTGATCCTCGTGAAAACCTAGACAACTTCATGAAAATAGGTGAAGGCTCTACAGGCACAGTGTGCATAGCTACTGACAAATCAACAG GTCGTCAAGTGGCTGTTAAAAAAATGGATCTACGCAAACAACAACGACGTGAACTGCTTTTCAACGAAGTGGTCATTATGCGCGACTATCACCACCCGAACATTGTGGAGACCTACTCAAGTTTCTTAGTAAACGATGAGCTCTGGGTCGTCATGGAGTATTTGGAGGGCGGTGCGCTCACCGACATTGTCACACATTCACGCATGGACGAAGAGCAAATCGCTACAGTGTGCAAACAATGCCTGAAAGCATTGGCCTATTTGCATTCACAG GGCGTTATTCATCGAGACATCAAATCCGACTCCATACTACTAGCTGCGGACGGTCGAGTCAAACTCTCAGATTTCGGTTTCTGTGCGCAAGTCTCGCAGGAGCTACCGAAACGTAAATCACTCGTTGGCACACCGTATTGGATGTCACCCGAGGTAATATCGCGTTTGCCATACGGTCCCGAAGTCGATATCTGGTCACTCGGCATTATGGTCATCGAGATGGTGGACGGCGAGCCGCCCTTCTTCAACGAACCGCCGCTACAGGCGATGCGACGCATACGCGATATGCAACCACCGAATTTGAAGAATGCTCACAAAGTCTCACCACGACTCCAATCGTTCTTGGATCGCATGCTGGTACGTGATCCGGCACAGCGTGCCACTGCCGCGGAACTGTTGGCGCACCCATTTCTGCGACAAGCGGGGCCACCATCGCTCTTGGTGCCCTTAATGCGCAACACGCGGCAGCATTGA
- the LOC105231969 gene encoding protein MMS22-like isoform X2 has translation MDFELFNFDEDDDLLSTACIEATQGQLTAPQQTQPFDGVVEETVLPELQCSGEDTTHAKFASEGFVRSGFMLTRPEYAWRDASAGLTLTEFEFGLKQLLGHNNVQYLIGTSCMHIQHLWASVRQPLNTNDTYNHRQRRKEVTHMFYWMLLHITDEQWTFLRPSLESIRHLVNRTTEADTWKLIYFASSCKGNDCNAAAYHLLHGVLEWKLLDLCILYKFELCAPKVLLDDNAKPSSAFINQLTLLFEDLITCSLYLYGKKRPAELLYASPFPCTCIKECWLYVQLALQKWSLTTFAVATEQLTFWQLFNETITKFKTKLVRLFGYRSNGQYVGPRHERALADTAENVDALEQCTQQFLNGNPSEEQTRVYICLLMPTLLNWWRPRVAIPVLLWEHFHKRLNTSFYAAGSAPSNLAVACASGKAYVERYRALLKQEELAADANLSSYTLFTILLGKNLMRLLESSATRHQAQKLLGRIYTKFSAQKFLALNEMGIHHLIELFLALAICGDFEELAPKLSAKLLSIALDKIPAGRQIAVAKGHMALLILYAERRCEIGEYATKLLQQLTAINNDLSVSKVLADGLLEIFMHADDFRRGEHLLIDAWLPNYLQTCTPVEQDRSLEALHLIFGKLQRNEALIESNSELLKALNALVLPFVKQQFAYGYSQWLPQLAADFSTHACTVPDTQTFQKLFNCFIEAPVACRQALPQYLNKVLQTERAALIEPNVVIHVWLKSLVQLTAVNEDVAQLTRYVSQLAEFRMMTDNLSPEELLQAKEPLCVFIAAVGKHYDACAAHHQRRFRIADNLNAYLRNFDKWLQVDLKQEKTEVAFRFYSFLAIVIYNCAHIVYTKSKVNCFFHVVMTRFVLPTNVQMGKAPDGKLAQVVHKIWPVLVQGIGKLNFKADPYISKTLTDLIQKWTPHFKISPNAKMVARPFVSCLQSDNAELSLFVFEKLTSLFLATQRRQADPNACLVVTIFQEVIESIDANNISDDILTKRLETFMKATSLLMLEHIMMVDEVVPSRSLLLDLFKRIVSSATYKRAAGLQQLLAEHLRLLTKKHLAYYTFFFFELLQRLAQFTPDTILQIMDFLLAEMRVVEQKRGAGEDNRMRGCLQKLQQTLKGAR, from the exons atggATTTTGAACTATTTAATTTCGATGAAGATGATGATTTATTAAGTACCGCTTGTATAGAAGCAACACAAGGTCAACTAACGGCACCACAGCAAACACAGCCATTTGATGGTGTAGTTGAAGAAACTGTCTTACCTGAATTACAATGTAGTGGTGAGGATACTACCCATGCTAAGTTCGCTAGTGAAGGATTTGTGAGAAGTGGCTTTATGCTGACACGCCCTGAGTATGCTTGGCGTGATGCAAGCGCAGGATTAACGCTTACAGAATTTGAATTTGGCTTAAAACAGTTGCTTGGACACAATAATGTGCAATATCTTATCGGCACATCATG TATGCACATTCAACATCTATGGGCTAGTGTACGGCAACCGCTTAACACAAATGACACATATAACCACCGTCAACGTAGGAAAGAAGTAACACATATGTTTTATTGGATGCTCCTCCACATAACCGACGAACAGTGGACGTTTCTGCGTCCTAGTTTAGAAAGCATTCGTCATTTAGTTAATCGCACAACTGAAGCAGATACCTGGAAGTTAATATATTTCGCCAGTAGTTGTAAAGGCAATGATTGCAATGCTGCCGCCTACCACTTGTTGCACGGTGTGCTTGAGTGGAAACTATTGGATTTGTGTATACTTTACAAATTCGAATTGTGTGCTCCTAAAGTACTATTGGATGACAATGCAAAGCCTAGCAGCGCCTTCATAAACCAATTGACACTACTCTTCGAGGATTTAATAACCTGCTCattgtatttgtatggaaaaaaacgaCCGGCTGAGCTGTTATATGCTTCGCCTTTTCCCTGTACATGTATAAAGGAATGTTGGTTGTATGTGCAACTCGCCTTACAGAAGTGGTCATTGACTACCTTTGCTGTGGCCACTGAACAACTTACCTTCTGGCAACTATTTAACGAGACGATAACgaaatttaaaaccaaattgG TGCGACTTTTTGGCTATCGTTCCAATGGACAATATGTCGGGCCAAGGCACGAGCGCGCTTTGGCAGATACAGCGGAGAATGTGGATGCGCTTGAGCAGTGCACACAACAGTTTCTCAACGGTAATCCCAGCGAAGAGCAGACGCGCGTATATATTTGCCTACTTATGCCTACATTGTTGAATTGGTGGCGTCCACGCGTCGCCATACCAGTTTTACTGTGGGAACATTTCCACAAACGACTGAATACTTCCTTCTATGCTGCCGGTTCAGCACCAAGTAATTTGGCGGTCGCTTGTGCCAGCGGCAAGGCATATGTGGAACGTTATCGCGCATTACTTAAACAAGAAGAACTTGCCGCTGATGCTAATTTGAGTAGTTACACACTGTTTACCATTTTGTTAGGCAAAAATCTAATGCGTCTATTAGAAAGCTCAGCGACGCGTCatcaagcgcaaaaattgctCGGTCGTATTTACACTAAATTCAGTGCACAAAAGTTCCTCGCGCTGAATGAGATGGGCATACATCATCTTATAGAATTATTTCTGGCGCTAGCAATTTGCGGCGATTTCGAAGAACTTGCACCGAAGCTGAGTGCGAAATTACTGTCGATTGCTTTGGATAAAATACCAGCTGGACGCCAAATTGCGGTTGCCAAAGGTCATATGGCGCTATTGATACTCTACGCTGAGCGACGCTGTGAAATCGGCGAGTATGCGACGAAGCTGCTGCAGCAGCTCACTGCAATCAATAACGATTTGAGCGTTTCAAAAGTGTTGGCGGATGGCTTATTGGAAATTTTCATGCACGCCGATGATTTTCGTCGCGGCGAACACTTGCTGATAGACGCGTGGCTGCCGAATTATCTGCAGACCTGTACGCCCGTAGAACAAGATCGCAGTTTGGAGGCGCTACATCTGATATTCGGCAAATTACAGCGCAACGAAGCGCTAATCGAGTCGAACTCGGAGCTCTTAAAAGCGCTCAATGCCCTCGTACTACCGTTTGTTAAACAACAATTCGCCTACGGCTACAGTCAATGGCTGCCACAGCTCGCCGCGGACTTCTCTACGCACGCCTGCACTGTGCCGGATACACAGACGTTTCAGAAACTATTCAATTGCTTCATTGAAGCGCCGGTTGCATGTCGCCAGGCGTTGCCGCAATACCTAAATAAAGTGCTGCAAACCGAGCGCGCCGCGTTAATCGAGCCGAATGTGGTCATACATGTGTGGCTGAAAAGTTTAGTGCAGTTGACCGCTGTCAACGAGGATGTGGCACAATTGACTCGTTATGTGTCGCAGTTAGCCGAATTTCGAATGATGACCGATAATTTGAGCCCCGAAGAGCTGCTGCAAGCAAAAGAACCACTCTGCGTCTTCATAGCCGCAGTTGGCAAACATTACGACGCGTGCGCCGCGCACCATCAGCGGCGTTTTCGTATTGCAGACAATTTGAATGCGTATTTGCGTAATTTCGACAAATGGCTGCAAGTCGATCTAAAGCAGGAGAAGACCGAAGTAGCCTTTCGGTTTTACAGTTTCCTGGCCATAGTTATATACAATTGCGCGCACATCGTCTACACCAAGTCCAAGGTGAACTGTTTCTTCCACGTGGTCATGACGCGCTTCGTGCTGCCCACCAATGTGCAGATGGGCAAAGCGCCGGATGGCAAATTGGCGCAAGTCGTGCACAAAATTTGGCCTGTGCTGGTGCAGGGCATTGGCAAGCTCAATTTCAAAGCCGATCCGTATATAAGTAAAACGCTCACCGACCTCATACAGAAGTGGACgccacatttcaaaatttcaccgAACGCGAAAATGGTCGCACGCCCCTTTGTCAGCTGTCTGCAAAGCGACAACGCTGAATTGTCTTTGTTTGTCTTCGAGAAGCTCACCAGCCTGTTCTTGGCCACACAGCGTCGTCAAGCAGATCCAAATGCCTGCTTGGTGGTGACTATTTTCCAAGAAGTGATCGAATCTATAGACGCCAATAACATCAGCGACGACATACTAACGAAGCGTTTGGAAACCTTCATGAAAGCCACTTCGCTGCTCATGCTGGAACACATTATGATGGTGGACGAAGTGGTGCCCAGTCGCTCCCTGTTGCTGGATCTGTTTAAACGTATTGTCAGCAGTGCGACATATAAGCGCGCAGCCGGTTTGCAACAATTACTTGCCGAGCACTTGCGGCTACTTACCAAAAAGCATCTCGCCTACTACACATTCTTCTTTTTTGAGTTGTTGCAACGTTTGGCGCAATTCACACCGGATACGATTCTGCAGATCATGGATTTTTTGCTCGCCGAGATGCGTGTTGTGGAGCAGAAGCGCGGAGCCGGCGAGGATAATCGCATGAGAGGCTGCTTGCAAAAGCTACAACAGACTTTAAAAGGTGCCAGATGA
- the LOC105231969 gene encoding protein MMS22-like isoform X1, translating into MDFELFNFDEDDDLLSTACIEATQGQLTAPQQTQPFDGVVEETVLPELQCSGEDTTHAKFASEGFVRSGFMLTRPEYAWRDASAGLTLTEFEFGLKQLLGHNNVQYLIGTSCMHIQHLWASVRQPLNTNDTYNHRQRRKEVTHMFYWMLLHITDEQWTFLRPSLESIRHLVNRTTEADTWKLIYFASSCKGNDCNAAAYHLLHGVLEWKLLDLCILYKFELCAPKVLLDDNAKPSSAFINQLTLLFEDLITCSLYLYGKKRPAELLYASPFPCTCIKECWLYVQLALQKWSLTTFAVATEQLTFWQLFNETITKFKTKLDKFSLTTLSLAEFTNWLLHALVRLFGYRSNGQYVGPRHERALADTAENVDALEQCTQQFLNGNPSEEQTRVYICLLMPTLLNWWRPRVAIPVLLWEHFHKRLNTSFYAAGSAPSNLAVACASGKAYVERYRALLKQEELAADANLSSYTLFTILLGKNLMRLLESSATRHQAQKLLGRIYTKFSAQKFLALNEMGIHHLIELFLALAICGDFEELAPKLSAKLLSIALDKIPAGRQIAVAKGHMALLILYAERRCEIGEYATKLLQQLTAINNDLSVSKVLADGLLEIFMHADDFRRGEHLLIDAWLPNYLQTCTPVEQDRSLEALHLIFGKLQRNEALIESNSELLKALNALVLPFVKQQFAYGYSQWLPQLAADFSTHACTVPDTQTFQKLFNCFIEAPVACRQALPQYLNKVLQTERAALIEPNVVIHVWLKSLVQLTAVNEDVAQLTRYVSQLAEFRMMTDNLSPEELLQAKEPLCVFIAAVGKHYDACAAHHQRRFRIADNLNAYLRNFDKWLQVDLKQEKTEVAFRFYSFLAIVIYNCAHIVYTKSKVNCFFHVVMTRFVLPTNVQMGKAPDGKLAQVVHKIWPVLVQGIGKLNFKADPYISKTLTDLIQKWTPHFKISPNAKMVARPFVSCLQSDNAELSLFVFEKLTSLFLATQRRQADPNACLVVTIFQEVIESIDANNISDDILTKRLETFMKATSLLMLEHIMMVDEVVPSRSLLLDLFKRIVSSATYKRAAGLQQLLAEHLRLLTKKHLAYYTFFFFELLQRLAQFTPDTILQIMDFLLAEMRVVEQKRGAGEDNRMRGCLQKLQQTLKGAR; encoded by the exons atggATTTTGAACTATTTAATTTCGATGAAGATGATGATTTATTAAGTACCGCTTGTATAGAAGCAACACAAGGTCAACTAACGGCACCACAGCAAACACAGCCATTTGATGGTGTAGTTGAAGAAACTGTCTTACCTGAATTACAATGTAGTGGTGAGGATACTACCCATGCTAAGTTCGCTAGTGAAGGATTTGTGAGAAGTGGCTTTATGCTGACACGCCCTGAGTATGCTTGGCGTGATGCAAGCGCAGGATTAACGCTTACAGAATTTGAATTTGGCTTAAAACAGTTGCTTGGACACAATAATGTGCAATATCTTATCGGCACATCATG TATGCACATTCAACATCTATGGGCTAGTGTACGGCAACCGCTTAACACAAATGACACATATAACCACCGTCAACGTAGGAAAGAAGTAACACATATGTTTTATTGGATGCTCCTCCACATAACCGACGAACAGTGGACGTTTCTGCGTCCTAGTTTAGAAAGCATTCGTCATTTAGTTAATCGCACAACTGAAGCAGATACCTGGAAGTTAATATATTTCGCCAGTAGTTGTAAAGGCAATGATTGCAATGCTGCCGCCTACCACTTGTTGCACGGTGTGCTTGAGTGGAAACTATTGGATTTGTGTATACTTTACAAATTCGAATTGTGTGCTCCTAAAGTACTATTGGATGACAATGCAAAGCCTAGCAGCGCCTTCATAAACCAATTGACACTACTCTTCGAGGATTTAATAACCTGCTCattgtatttgtatggaaaaaaacgaCCGGCTGAGCTGTTATATGCTTCGCCTTTTCCCTGTACATGTATAAAGGAATGTTGGTTGTATGTGCAACTCGCCTTACAGAAGTGGTCATTGACTACCTTTGCTGTGGCCACTGAACAACTTACCTTCTGGCAACTATTTAACGAGACGATAACgaaatttaaaaccaaattgG ATAAGTTTTCTTTAACAACCTTATCTTTGGCTGAATTCACAAATTGGCTGCTACATGCGCTAGTGCGACTTTTTGGCTATCGTTCCAATGGACAATATGTCGGGCCAAGGCACGAGCGCGCTTTGGCAGATACAGCGGAGAATGTGGATGCGCTTGAGCAGTGCACACAACAGTTTCTCAACGGTAATCCCAGCGAAGAGCAGACGCGCGTATATATTTGCCTACTTATGCCTACATTGTTGAATTGGTGGCGTCCACGCGTCGCCATACCAGTTTTACTGTGGGAACATTTCCACAAACGACTGAATACTTCCTTCTATGCTGCCGGTTCAGCACCAAGTAATTTGGCGGTCGCTTGTGCCAGCGGCAAGGCATATGTGGAACGTTATCGCGCATTACTTAAACAAGAAGAACTTGCCGCTGATGCTAATTTGAGTAGTTACACACTGTTTACCATTTTGTTAGGCAAAAATCTAATGCGTCTATTAGAAAGCTCAGCGACGCGTCatcaagcgcaaaaattgctCGGTCGTATTTACACTAAATTCAGTGCACAAAAGTTCCTCGCGCTGAATGAGATGGGCATACATCATCTTATAGAATTATTTCTGGCGCTAGCAATTTGCGGCGATTTCGAAGAACTTGCACCGAAGCTGAGTGCGAAATTACTGTCGATTGCTTTGGATAAAATACCAGCTGGACGCCAAATTGCGGTTGCCAAAGGTCATATGGCGCTATTGATACTCTACGCTGAGCGACGCTGTGAAATCGGCGAGTATGCGACGAAGCTGCTGCAGCAGCTCACTGCAATCAATAACGATTTGAGCGTTTCAAAAGTGTTGGCGGATGGCTTATTGGAAATTTTCATGCACGCCGATGATTTTCGTCGCGGCGAACACTTGCTGATAGACGCGTGGCTGCCGAATTATCTGCAGACCTGTACGCCCGTAGAACAAGATCGCAGTTTGGAGGCGCTACATCTGATATTCGGCAAATTACAGCGCAACGAAGCGCTAATCGAGTCGAACTCGGAGCTCTTAAAAGCGCTCAATGCCCTCGTACTACCGTTTGTTAAACAACAATTCGCCTACGGCTACAGTCAATGGCTGCCACAGCTCGCCGCGGACTTCTCTACGCACGCCTGCACTGTGCCGGATACACAGACGTTTCAGAAACTATTCAATTGCTTCATTGAAGCGCCGGTTGCATGTCGCCAGGCGTTGCCGCAATACCTAAATAAAGTGCTGCAAACCGAGCGCGCCGCGTTAATCGAGCCGAATGTGGTCATACATGTGTGGCTGAAAAGTTTAGTGCAGTTGACCGCTGTCAACGAGGATGTGGCACAATTGACTCGTTATGTGTCGCAGTTAGCCGAATTTCGAATGATGACCGATAATTTGAGCCCCGAAGAGCTGCTGCAAGCAAAAGAACCACTCTGCGTCTTCATAGCCGCAGTTGGCAAACATTACGACGCGTGCGCCGCGCACCATCAGCGGCGTTTTCGTATTGCAGACAATTTGAATGCGTATTTGCGTAATTTCGACAAATGGCTGCAAGTCGATCTAAAGCAGGAGAAGACCGAAGTAGCCTTTCGGTTTTACAGTTTCCTGGCCATAGTTATATACAATTGCGCGCACATCGTCTACACCAAGTCCAAGGTGAACTGTTTCTTCCACGTGGTCATGACGCGCTTCGTGCTGCCCACCAATGTGCAGATGGGCAAAGCGCCGGATGGCAAATTGGCGCAAGTCGTGCACAAAATTTGGCCTGTGCTGGTGCAGGGCATTGGCAAGCTCAATTTCAAAGCCGATCCGTATATAAGTAAAACGCTCACCGACCTCATACAGAAGTGGACgccacatttcaaaatttcaccgAACGCGAAAATGGTCGCACGCCCCTTTGTCAGCTGTCTGCAAAGCGACAACGCTGAATTGTCTTTGTTTGTCTTCGAGAAGCTCACCAGCCTGTTCTTGGCCACACAGCGTCGTCAAGCAGATCCAAATGCCTGCTTGGTGGTGACTATTTTCCAAGAAGTGATCGAATCTATAGACGCCAATAACATCAGCGACGACATACTAACGAAGCGTTTGGAAACCTTCATGAAAGCCACTTCGCTGCTCATGCTGGAACACATTATGATGGTGGACGAAGTGGTGCCCAGTCGCTCCCTGTTGCTGGATCTGTTTAAACGTATTGTCAGCAGTGCGACATATAAGCGCGCAGCCGGTTTGCAACAATTACTTGCCGAGCACTTGCGGCTACTTACCAAAAAGCATCTCGCCTACTACACATTCTTCTTTTTTGAGTTGTTGCAACGTTTGGCGCAATTCACACCGGATACGATTCTGCAGATCATGGATTTTTTGCTCGCCGAGATGCGTGTTGTGGAGCAGAAGCGCGGAGCCGGCGAGGATAATCGCATGAGAGGCTGCTTGCAAAAGCTACAACAGACTTTAAAAGGTGCCAGATGA
- the LOC105231970 gene encoding probable small nuclear ribonucleoprotein G, translating to MSKAHPPELKKYMDKRMLLKLNGGRSVAGILRGFDPFMNVVLDETVEECKDSTRNNIGMVVIRGNSIVMVEALDRV from the exons ATGTCAAAAGCACATCCCCCAGAGTTAAAAAA ATATATGGACAAACGAATGTTGCTAAAATTAAATGGAGGCCGGTCCGTTGCTGGAATTTTGCGTGGTTTCGATCCCTTCATGAATGTAGTGCTCGACGAAACGGTAGAAGAGTGCAAGGATAGTACGCGCAATAACATTGGCATGGTG GTAATTAGAGGCAACAGCATTGTCATGGTAGAAGCGCTGGATCGAGTATAG
- the LOC105231972 gene encoding 40S ribosomal protein S19a: MPGVTVKDIDQHAVVKAVAVFLKKTGKLKVPDQMDIIKTAKFKELAPSDPDWFYIRCASILRHLYHRSPAGVGSITKIYGGRKRNGVHPSHFCRAADGAARKALQSLEHARLIEKHPDGGRRLTPIGQRDLDRIANQIVSKQRDAAKLSGPIVISK; this comes from the exons ATGCCCGGCGTTACAGTAAAGGATATTGATCAACATGCCGTTGTTAAGGCTGTAGCCGTCTTCTTGAAGAA GACTGGCAAATTGAAGGTGCCCGATCAAATGGACATCATTAAGACCGCTAAATTCAAGGAATTGGCTCCATCGGACCCTGATTGGTTCTACATTCGCTGTGCATCAATCTTGCGTCATTTGTACCATCGCAGTCCAGCTGGTGTTGGTTCCATTACAAAGATCTACGGTGGCCGTAAACGTAATGGTGTGCACCCATCACACTTCTGTCGGGCCGCTGACGGTGCTGCACGCAAGGCTTTGCAATCCTTGGAGCATGCCCGCCTTATTGAAAAGCACCCCGATGGTGGTCGTAGATTGACACCCATTGGTCAGCGTGACTTGGATCGTATTGCAAACCAAATCGTGAGCAAACAACGTGATGCGGCGAAGCTGTCGGGACCTATTGTCATTTCCaagtaa